The following are from one region of the Agelaius phoeniceus isolate bAgePho1 chromosome 20, bAgePho1.hap1, whole genome shotgun sequence genome:
- the LOC129129417 gene encoding uncharacterized protein LOC129129417 has translation MVGQGMEAPGSARGPKADLSQRSQEMRVLVGLQGAASGCSGTGAAQPPRPTRCHWLPDVPQSKARRFSLSPARKSSGRTGSCSPACTSKSLLLYPCLVQTLHPQLLQEPAAQASKRCVIPRLTVTIFVPPCSQYNKLPIKDAFGEGQELVSGTESLEPGAAYHCPQLYLGGVFWAASPSAASSLENGLMPIQVVIKKIEAKIHDQVKVCDMLAHQLKQWSQARDERQRHLQNLQDAETEPKWQEPELQTIRQLGNDIEKMLMKIHSGEIVTSLYLRLQEVLRRQAVSMLSAEQDQSSSETLMGADVEAAMAKMQREAFVTDKMEKAKTALQCSCLWDIPSSIEAQRKSLGNLQQHIDECNERKNMLKKTLQNLESKQAKLKFNQPVSTTRCCWPHTLVPARPPPAFGAALGCPCTPVQLCDVSVAGSSMQEEQLRENLKQEEARLEQMRAHMLNNQKRLIEFENIVDNMFLRLQGISIPGKEDSGAVVGLEEKLQHCEQKLQFLKEQAAARPQDSTDEQSETFAKVRNLLEERTAGEKQNLRISFEDEDATEDGRRAQWGHVLQRLFQPCPLGAGSPCLSVSHWPSRHQPTNCLQVLRLILAVSKASDVGGVFRQGWGRMKAGGGMMSTKLLQEQGEMWGKREHPHLQNHLVVKNNQCLVLPVDAPGRGHPGMLGGKVHEDSPGSHEPNKTCQLSQGHGHSRGGLQTLPSPSSPLSPADTLDFEDEDHDYIPSREDIKKQGQQLIRMNTRRRKKK, from the exons ATGGTGGGCCAAGGGATGGAGGCCCCCGGCAGCGCGCGGGGCCCCAAGGCCGACCTGAGCCAGCGCAGCCAGGAGATGCGTGTCCTCGTGGGCCTGCAAGGTGCTGCCTCGGGCTGCTCGGGGACAGGGGCGGCACAGCCCCCTCGTCCCACGCGCTGCCATTGGCTGCCTGATGTCCCCCAGAGCAAGGCGCGAAGATTTTCGCTCAGTCCTGCGAGGAAAAGCTCCGGCAGAacagggagctgctccccagcct GTACCAGCAAGTCCCTCCTGCTGTACCCCTGCCTGGTGCAGaccctgcacccccagctcctccaggagccGGCAGCACAGGCCAGCAAAAGATGTGTCATTCCCAGGCTGACAGTGACCATCTTTGTCCCTCCCTGCTCACAGTACAACAAACTCCCCATTAAGGATGCCTTCGGAGAGGGCCAGGAGCTCGTTTCAGGCACTGAGAGCCTGGAG CCTGGAGCAGCATATCACTGTCCCCAACTCTACCTTGGGGGAGttttctgggcagcatcccCTTCAGCAGCATCCAGCCTAGAAAATGGTCTCATGCCCATCCAGGTGGTCATAAAGAAGATCGAGGCCAAAATCCATGACCAGGTGAAGGTGTGTGACATGCTGGCGCACCAGCTGAAGCAGTGGAGCCAAGCCAGGGACGAGCGCCAGAGGCACCTGCAGAATCTGCAGGATGCTGAGACAGAGCCTAAGTGGcaagagccagagctgcag ACCATTCGCCAGCTGGGCAATGACATTGAGAAGATGCTCATGAAAATTCACAGTGGAGAGATTGTTACCAGCCTGTACCTGAGGCTGCAGGAGGTCCTGAGGAGG CAAGCTGTGTCCatgctctctgcagagcaggaccAGAGCTCCTCAGAAACGCTGATGG GTGCTGACGTGGAGGCCGCCATGGCCAAGATGCAGCGCGAGGCCTTTGTGACAGACAAGATGGAGAAGGCAAAGActgccctgcagtgctcctgcctCTGG gacatccccagcagcatcGAGGCACAGAGGAAATCCCTGGGGAACCTGCAGCAGCACATCGATGAGTGCAACGAGAGGAAGAACATGCTGAAGAAGACCCTGCAGAACCTGGAGTCCAAGCAGGCTAAACTGAAGTTTAACCAGCCCGTCAGCACCACCAGGTGCTGCTGGCCTCACACACTTGTGCCAGCCAGGCCACCACCT GCTtttggagcagctttggggtgtccctgcacccctgtgcagctgtgtgaTGTGAGTGTGGCTGGCTCCAgcatgcaggaggagcagctgagggagaacCTGAAGCAGGAAGAGGCCCGGCTGGAGCAGATGCGAGCCCACATGCTGAACAACCAGAAGCGCCTGATCGAGTTTGAGAACATCGTTGACAACATGTTCCTCCGCCTGCAGGGCATCTCCATCCCTGGCAAG GAGGACTCAGGTGCAgtggtggggctggaggagaagctgcagcactgTGAGCAGAAGCTGCAGTTCCTGAAGGAGCAGGCGGCAGCCCGGCCTCAGGACAGCACTGATGAACAGAGCGAG ACTTTTGCCAAGGTCAGGAACCTTCTGGAGGAAAGAACTGCAGGTGAAAAACAGAACCTGAGGATTTCCTTTGAGGATGAAGATGCTACAGAAGATGGTAGGAGGGCACAGTGGGGACATGTCCTACAGAGActgttccagccctgcccccTGGGAGCGGGGAGTCCTTGTCTGTCTGTCTCCCACTGGCCCAGCAGACACCAACCCACAAATTGCCTCCAGGTCTTGAGGCTGATCTTGGCTGTTTCCAAGGCTTCAGATGTGGGTGGTGTTTTTAGGCAGGGGTGGGGGAGAATGAAGGCAGGTGGTGGCATGATGAGCACCAAGCTACTGCAGGAACAAGGAGAGATGTGGGGCAAGAGGGAACACCCTCATCTCCAAAATCACCTGGTTGTGAAGAATAATCAGTGCTTGGTTCTGCCTGTGGATGCTCCTGGAAGAG GTCACCCTGGGATGCTGGGTGGAAAGGTCCACGAGGACTCTCCTGGATCCCACGAGCCCAACAAAACGTGCCAGCTCTCCCAGGGACATGGCCACAGCAGAGGTGGCCTCCagaccctccccagcccctcctctcCACTCTCCCCTGCAGACACCTTGGATTTTGAGGATGAAGACCATGACTACATCCCCAGCCGGGAGGACATCAAgaagcaggggcagcagctgatCCGCATGAACACCAGACGTCGCAAGAAGAAGTAG